The following are encoded together in the Terriglobia bacterium genome:
- the aroA gene encoding 3-phosphoshikimate 1-carboxyvinyltransferase gives MKNENPVIVRPARNIRGSVAPPGDKSISHRYAMLGAIARGQTRLKNFSSGADCASTLACMAALGAGIERGAEGAVEINGGALREPRQALDCGNSGSTMRMLSGILAGQDFTSEMVGDESLSRRPMRRVIEPLQRMGARIDSRDGCAPLRIHGGGLHAIEYQVPVASAQVKSAVLLAGLFAEGETWVEEPLPTRDHTEVALEAFGAKLRRAENRAAITGGQQLKAIEAEVPGDVSSAAFFLCAAALFPESELIVERALLNPTRTAVIDVLNLLGLRTLLLDAEDRHGELSGTIRALGGRLRGTIIDGADTAALIDELPVLAAIGPYTEDGIEIRDARELRVKESDRIAAVASNLRTMGARVEEREDGLLVPGGQTLHGAEIESHGDHRIAMAFAIAALRAEGETIIHGAEAARISYPEFFEALEKITQR, from the coding sequence ATGAAAAACGAAAATCCAGTGATCGTCCGTCCGGCGCGCAACATCCGCGGCAGCGTAGCCCCGCCCGGCGACAAGTCCATTTCCCACCGCTACGCCATGCTGGGCGCCATCGCCCGGGGACAGACGCGATTGAAAAACTTTTCCTCGGGCGCCGACTGTGCCAGCACGCTGGCCTGCATGGCAGCGCTGGGCGCGGGGATCGAGCGCGGCGCCGAGGGCGCGGTCGAGATCAACGGCGGCGCGCTGCGCGAGCCCAGGCAGGCGTTGGACTGCGGGAATTCCGGCTCCACCATGCGCATGCTCTCCGGCATTTTAGCCGGACAGGATTTCACCAGCGAAATGGTGGGCGACGAATCGCTGTCGCGCCGGCCGATGCGCCGCGTGATCGAGCCGCTGCAACGAATGGGCGCGCGCATTGACTCGCGCGATGGCTGCGCGCCGCTGCGGATTCATGGTGGGGGCTTGCATGCGATCGAATACCAGGTGCCGGTGGCCAGCGCGCAGGTGAAATCGGCGGTGCTGCTGGCCGGCCTGTTTGCCGAGGGCGAAACCTGGGTCGAGGAGCCGCTGCCGACGCGGGACCACACCGAAGTGGCGCTGGAGGCATTCGGCGCGAAGCTGCGGCGAGCGGAGAATCGCGCCGCCATCACCGGCGGGCAACAGCTAAAGGCGATCGAGGCGGAAGTGCCCGGCGATGTTTCCTCGGCCGCTTTTTTTCTCTGCGCCGCAGCGCTGTTTCCGGAGTCGGAGCTGATCGTGGAGCGCGCGCTGCTGAACCCGACGCGCACGGCGGTGATTGACGTGCTCAACCTGCTGGGCCTGCGAACGCTGCTGCTCGATGCCGAGGACCGCCACGGGGAACTGAGCGGCACGATTCGCGCGCTGGGCGGCCGATTGCGCGGCACCATCATTGACGGTGCGGACACGGCGGCGCTGATTGACGAGCTGCCGGTGCTGGCCGCGATCGGGCCTTACACGGAAGACGGCATCGAGATCCGCGACGCGCGCGAGTTGCGGGTAAAGGAAAGCGACCGCATCGCCGCCGTGGCCTCGAATCTGCGCACCATGGGCGCTCGCGTGGAAGAGCGCGAGGACGGACTGCTGGTGCCCGGCGGACAAACGCTGCATGGCGCGGAGATCGAGTCGCACGGCGACCATCGCATCGCCATGGCGTTCGCCATCGCCGCCTTGCGCGCCGAGGGAGAGACCATCATTCACGGGGCGGAAGCGGCGCGGATCTCGTATCCGGAGTTCTTCGAAGCGCTGGAGAAAATTACCCAGCGCTAG
- a CDS encoding glycosyl hydrolase yields MKWRLIGPFRGGRVLAVTGVPGQPNTYYFGAVAGGVWKTTDGGASWQPMSDKEPFWSVGAIAVAPSNPSMLYVGTGEACIRGDITYGNGVWKSLDGGRTWQHVGLEDTRQIGRIFVDPHNPNIVFVAALGHAFGPNAERGVFRTTDGGATWQKVLYKDDKTGAIDLSFDPNNPNLIFAALYEARRSPWELVSGGPGSGLYRSSDGGTTWKQLTGNGLPKGVLGRIGVVVSGANSDRIYAVIEAEQGGIYRSDNGGENWTKVSGDARFTQRSWYYGHIFADPKNADTVYMLNVGMFRSADAGKTWTQIRAPHGDTHGLWIDPDNPQRMIEGNDGGATISTDFGKTWTTLNNQPTAQFYHVATDNRFRYYVYGAQQDNSTVAIASSTDRGTIDREDWYAVGGGEAGFVVPYPPDPNIVFAGSYDGLITRYNKSTGALQDVNPWPDNPMGWGAAQLKYRFQWTAPIALSPHDANVLYHGANVLFRSTNMGHSWTAISPDLTRNDKTRQGPSGGPITKDNTSVEYYGTIFAVAESPLQKGVIWAGSDDGLLHLTRDDGGAWQNVTPKDLPEWGTVSLIDASPSDAATAYVAVDRHRLDDLAPYIFATHDFGKTWTRIVSGIPAGSFVHAVRQDPVNKDMLYAGTESGLFISWDDGSHWQPLKLNLPDVPVHDLVVKNNDLVIATHGRAFWSLDDIAPLRELASAAHADVYLYKPAPAFRQRGRGFQIPSQAPVGHNPPSPVVLDYFLKSAPQGEVTLEILDAQGKLVRKYSSQEEKKKRQAAETESEFEEFTPPASPKLPVKAGMNRFTWDLRYAAPANVPGLAQWGGRPRGPLAIPGTYTARLTVADKPYSVPLEVKPDPRVPATPADLAKQFELATEIARRTRQANDAVNQMRDLRTQLAELKERYEKDARAKELLAAAEALEKKVTPVEEEIAQTRSKASEDPLNYPVRVNNKLLLLQQTVESADAAPTQQSYAVFDELSRQLDAALAQWRQILNTDVPALNALIQKSNLPVIFLTSGAQK; encoded by the coding sequence ATGAAGTGGCGGCTGATCGGCCCCTTCCGCGGCGGGCGCGTGCTGGCGGTGACCGGCGTTCCCGGCCAGCCCAACACCTACTACTTCGGCGCGGTCGCCGGCGGCGTGTGGAAGACCACTGATGGCGGCGCTAGCTGGCAGCCAATGTCCGACAAAGAACCGTTCTGGTCGGTGGGCGCAATCGCGGTCGCGCCCTCGAATCCAAGCATGCTGTACGTTGGCACCGGCGAAGCCTGCATTCGCGGCGACATCACTTACGGCAACGGCGTCTGGAAGTCGCTCGACGGCGGCCGCACCTGGCAGCATGTCGGCCTCGAAGACACGCGCCAGATCGGCCGCATCTTTGTCGATCCGCACAATCCCAACATCGTCTTTGTCGCCGCCCTCGGTCACGCGTTTGGTCCCAACGCGGAGCGCGGCGTCTTTCGCACCACCGACGGCGGCGCTACCTGGCAGAAGGTCCTCTATAAGGACGACAAGACCGGCGCGATTGACCTTTCCTTCGATCCCAACAATCCCAACCTGATCTTTGCCGCCCTGTACGAAGCCCGCCGCTCTCCCTGGGAACTGGTCAGCGGCGGCCCGGGCAGCGGCCTGTATCGCTCCAGCGACGGCGGCACAACCTGGAAGCAGCTCACCGGAAACGGGCTGCCGAAGGGCGTTTTGGGGCGCATCGGCGTCGTCGTGTCGGGCGCGAACTCCGATCGCATTTACGCCGTCATCGAGGCCGAGCAGGGCGGCATCTATCGTTCCGACAACGGCGGCGAAAACTGGACCAAGGTCTCGGGCGACGCGCGTTTCACCCAGCGCTCCTGGTACTACGGCCACATTTTCGCCGACCCGAAAAACGCCGACACCGTCTACATGCTCAACGTCGGCATGTTCCGCTCCGCCGACGCCGGCAAGACGTGGACGCAAATCCGCGCGCCCCACGGCGACACGCACGGCCTGTGGATCGATCCTGACAATCCGCAGCGCATGATCGAGGGCAATGACGGCGGCGCCACCATCTCCACCGACTTTGGGAAAACCTGGACCACGCTCAATAACCAGCCGACGGCGCAGTTCTACCACGTTGCCACCGACAACCGCTTCCGTTACTACGTCTACGGCGCGCAGCAGGACAATTCCACCGTCGCCATCGCCAGCAGCACAGATCGTGGCACGATAGATCGTGAGGACTGGTACGCCGTCGGCGGCGGCGAGGCCGGCTTCGTGGTTCCCTACCCGCCCGATCCCAACATCGTCTTTGCCGGCTCCTACGACGGCCTGATCACGCGCTACAACAAATCCACGGGCGCATTGCAGGACGTGAATCCCTGGCCCGACAATCCCATGGGCTGGGGCGCGGCGCAACTGAAGTACCGTTTCCAGTGGACCGCGCCCATCGCGCTCTCGCCGCACGATGCCAACGTGCTTTATCACGGCGCCAACGTGCTCTTCCGCAGCACCAACATGGGCCACAGTTGGACGGCCATCAGCCCCGACCTCACCCGCAACGACAAGACCCGGCAAGGCCCTTCCGGCGGCCCCATCACCAAGGACAACACCAGCGTCGAGTATTACGGCACCATCTTTGCCGTCGCCGAATCGCCGCTGCAGAAGGGTGTCATCTGGGCCGGCAGCGACGACGGCCTCCTCCACCTCACCCGCGACGACGGCGGCGCCTGGCAGAACGTCACGCCCAAAGACCTGCCCGAGTGGGGCACCGTCAGCCTGATTGACGCCTCGCCCAGCGACGCCGCCACCGCCTATGTCGCGGTGGACCGCCACCGCCTCGACGACCTCGCGCCCTACATCTTCGCCACCCACGACTTCGGCAAGACCTGGACGAGGATCGTCAGCGGCATTCCTGCCGGGTCCTTCGTCCACGCCGTTCGCCAGGACCCGGTCAACAAGGACATGCTCTACGCCGGCACCGAGAGCGGCCTATTTATATCGTGGGACGATGGGTCGCACTGGCAGCCGCTGAAGCTCAACCTGCCGGACGTCCCGGTTCACGACCTGGTGGTCAAGAACAATGACCTGGTGATCGCCACCCATGGCCGCGCCTTCTGGAGCCTGGACGACATTGCCCCGCTGCGCGAACTCGCGTCCGCGGCCCATGCCGACGTGTACCTCTACAAGCCCGCTCCGGCATTTCGCCAGCGCGGCCGCGGTTTCCAGATTCCTTCGCAGGCGCCCGTAGGCCACAACCCGCCCTCGCCGGTCGTGCTCGATTACTTCCTCAAGTCCGCGCCGCAGGGCGAGGTAACGCTGGAAATTCTCGATGCGCAAGGCAAGCTGGTGCGCAAGTATTCCAGCCAGGAAGAGAAAAAGAAGCGCCAAGCCGCCGAAACCGAAAGCGAGTTCGAGGAGTTCACGCCCCCCGCTTCGCCCAAGCTGCCGGTCAAGGCCGGCATGAATCGCTTCACCTGGGACCTGCGTTACGCAGCTCCTGCCAACGTACCCGGGCTGGCGCAATGGGGAGGGCGTCCGCGCGGTCCGCTGGCAATTCCCGGTACGTACACGGCGCGGCTTACGGTCGCGGACAAGCCGTACTCCGTCCCGCTGGAAGTCAAGCCCGATCCGCGCGTGCCGGCCACGCCCGCCGACCTCGCGAAGCAGTTTGAACTGGCCACCGAGATCGCGCGCCGCACCCGCCAGGCCAACGACGCGGTCAACCAGATGCGCGACCTGCGCACGCAATTGGCGGAGCTGAAAGAGCGCTACGAAAAAGACGCTCGCGCCAAGGAATTGCTCGCCGCAGCCGAGGCGCTGGAGAAGAAGGTCACGCCCGTCGAAGAGGAGATCGCGCAGACCAGATCAAAGGCCAGCGAAGACCCGCTGAACTACCCGGTCCGGGTCAACAACAAGCTGCTGCTGTTGCAGCAGACCGTCGAAAGCGCCGACGCCGCGCCCACGCAGCAGTCTTATGCCGTGTTCGACGAACTCAGCCGGCAGCTCGACGCCGCGCTGGCGCAATGGAGGCAGATTCTGAACACCGACGTGCCCGCGCTGAACGCGCTCATCCAGAAATCGAACCTGCCGGTGATTTTCCTGACCTCGGGCGCACAAAAGTGA
- a CDS encoding acyl-CoA dehydratase activase, with protein sequence MGINIGLDIGAVSLKLAAIGAAGDHELLGRLTTKNPDGFFHAEFPAATALAGRPLALSRYRRIQGSPMQSTFDLLKEFYEHVPEEKVEGIRVTGSGSELIAKVLGIYFENEFRAVAKGVREFYPGVRTVFEMGGETSKYIRLEPSAQSKYLGIVDYQSSGDCAAGTGSFIDQQATRLLYNVEEVGPAACGASCAARIAGRCSVFAKSDMIHAQQKGYTTDQILRGLCDAVARNFKSAIVKGKQVMPPVAFVGGVALNQGVRNAMRDAFQLSDDDFIVPEYYCWLGALGAAIFESVEVRKRSFKRIHQLRQHAGKQTFACSEVLSMDNVLLLRDRVADVALPAEGKIDAYLGIDIGSVSTNLVAIDTHGNLLHEIYLRTQGRPIEVVNAGLAEIEQVLGDRLNILGVGTTGSGRELIGELVGADTVNDEITAHKTGAMHVSDRLGMERVDTIFEIGGQDSKFIRIDDGVVVDFTMNEACAAGTGSFLEEQAEKLGISIKDEFAQMALASSKPARLGERCTVFMERDVTSLLLKGAEVGDLAAGLAYSVALNYLNRVVRGRKIGGVIFFQGGTAYNDAVAAAFSQILAKRIIVPPHNGVIGAIGMALIAQEVMQQRGRPASKFRGYHLDRVDYKTREFVCKACSNFCDIKEFNVEGQRTYWGDKCSDKFRKRARTDRKPVVADLVEYRDKVLEQVLKPPAGNRKKVGVPRTMFFYDKFPFWCAYLQELGFDVVVSPRTDPVIAASGDELAIAQPCFPVKVAHGHVQKLLETGVDYVLLPNALNEYSEQPAQESHLCPWSQTLPFVVRAIPQMEAARAKFLVPTVNFRYGRKHVEKELAEFAKTLGISRRMSDRAVTAAYAAQGAFTDQLLEAGAHALREVERTGEPALVLVGRSYNLYDRSINCDIPRKLRAQYGANVIPMDFLPLEQEDITEVNPNMYWNSGRRILAAARITRRRRNLHVVYISNFKCGPDSYIKSFMNDAAGKPGLVLQFDGHSNDAGFITRCEAYLDSKGFLRCSAITT encoded by the coding sequence ATGGGCATCAACATCGGACTGGACATCGGCGCCGTCAGCCTCAAGCTGGCCGCCATCGGCGCCGCGGGCGACCATGAGTTGCTCGGTCGCCTGACCACGAAAAACCCGGACGGCTTCTTCCACGCCGAGTTCCCTGCCGCCACCGCGCTGGCCGGACGCCCGCTCGCGCTCTCGCGTTATCGCCGCATCCAGGGCAGCCCGATGCAGTCCACCTTCGACCTGCTCAAGGAGTTCTACGAGCACGTGCCGGAAGAAAAGGTGGAAGGCATCCGCGTCACCGGCTCGGGCAGCGAGTTGATCGCCAAAGTCCTGGGCATCTATTTCGAGAACGAATTCCGCGCCGTCGCCAAGGGCGTGCGCGAGTTCTATCCCGGCGTGCGCACCGTTTTCGAGATGGGCGGCGAGACCTCGAAGTACATCCGCCTGGAGCCCAGCGCGCAATCGAAATACCTCGGCATCGTGGATTACCAGTCGAGCGGCGATTGCGCCGCCGGCACCGGATCGTTCATTGACCAGCAGGCCACGCGTCTTCTCTATAACGTCGAAGAAGTCGGGCCGGCGGCGTGCGGCGCCAGTTGCGCGGCGCGGATCGCCGGACGCTGCTCGGTTTTTGCCAAGTCGGACATGATCCACGCGCAGCAAAAGGGCTACACCACCGACCAGATCCTGCGCGGCCTGTGCGACGCGGTGGCGCGCAATTTCAAATCGGCAATCGTGAAGGGCAAGCAGGTAATGCCGCCGGTGGCATTCGTCGGCGGCGTCGCGCTCAATCAGGGCGTGCGCAACGCCATGCGCGATGCCTTCCAACTCAGCGACGACGATTTCATTGTCCCCGAGTACTACTGCTGGCTGGGCGCGCTGGGCGCCGCCATCTTCGAGAGCGTCGAGGTGCGCAAGCGTTCCTTCAAGCGCATTCACCAACTGCGCCAGCACGCCGGCAAACAGACCTTCGCCTGCTCCGAAGTGCTGTCCATGGACAACGTCCTGCTGCTTCGCGATCGCGTCGCCGATGTGGCACTGCCCGCCGAAGGAAAGATTGACGCCTACCTCGGCATTGATATCGGCTCCGTCAGCACCAACCTGGTCGCCATCGACACGCATGGCAACCTGCTGCACGAAATTTATCTGCGCACCCAGGGCCGCCCCATTGAGGTTGTGAACGCCGGACTCGCGGAAATCGAGCAGGTGCTCGGCGACCGCCTCAACATTCTCGGCGTGGGCACCACCGGGTCGGGTCGCGAATTGATCGGCGAACTGGTCGGCGCCGACACTGTCAACGATGAAATCACCGCCCACAAGACCGGCGCCATGCACGTCTCCGATCGCCTCGGCATGGAGCGCGTGGACACCATCTTCGAAATCGGCGGCCAGGATTCCAAGTTCATCCGCATTGACGACGGCGTGGTCGTGGACTTCACCATGAACGAAGCGTGCGCCGCCGGCACCGGATCGTTCCTGGAAGAGCAGGCGGAGAAGCTCGGCATCTCGATCAAGGATGAGTTCGCGCAGATGGCGCTGGCTTCCAGCAAGCCGGCGCGGTTGGGCGAGCGCTGCACCGTGTTCATGGAGCGCGACGTCACCAGCCTGCTGCTGAAAGGCGCCGAAGTTGGCGATCTGGCGGCGGGCCTGGCCTACTCGGTCGCGCTGAATTACCTGAACCGCGTGGTGCGCGGCCGCAAGATCGGCGGCGTCATCTTCTTCCAGGGCGGCACCGCTTACAACGACGCGGTCGCCGCCGCGTTTTCGCAAATTCTCGCCAAACGCATCATCGTGCCGCCGCACAACGGCGTGATCGGCGCCATCGGCATGGCCCTGATCGCGCAGGAGGTCATGCAGCAGCGCGGCCGGCCGGCCAGCAAATTCCGCGGCTACCACCTCGACCGGGTGGACTACAAAACCCGCGAGTTCGTTTGCAAGGCTTGCTCCAATTTCTGCGACATCAAGGAATTCAACGTCGAGGGCCAGCGCACCTACTGGGGCGACAAGTGTTCCGACAAATTCCGCAAGCGCGCCCGCACCGACCGCAAACCGGTGGTCGCTGACCTGGTCGAATACCGCGACAAAGTCCTCGAGCAGGTCCTCAAGCCGCCCGCCGGCAACCGCAAGAAAGTCGGCGTGCCGCGCACCATGTTCTTCTACGACAAGTTTCCCTTCTGGTGCGCGTACCTCCAGGAGCTGGGGTTTGACGTGGTGGTCTCGCCGCGCACCGACCCGGTGATCGCGGCCAGCGGCGATGAACTGGCCATCGCGCAGCCCTGCTTCCCGGTGAAGGTGGCGCACGGGCACGTGCAGAAGCTGCTGGAAACCGGCGTGGATTACGTTCTGCTGCCCAACGCGCTCAACGAATATTCCGAGCAGCCGGCGCAAGAATCGCACCTCTGCCCGTGGAGCCAGACGCTGCCCTTCGTGGTGCGCGCCATCCCGCAGATGGAGGCCGCGCGCGCCAAGTTCCTGGTGCCCACCGTCAACTTCCGTTACGGGCGCAAGCACGTGGAAAAGGAACTGGCAGAGTTCGCCAAGACGCTCGGTATTTCGCGCCGCATGTCCGACCGCGCCGTTACCGCCGCCTACGCGGCTCAGGGCGCGTTTACCGACCAGTTGCTGGAAGCGGGTGCGCACGCGCTCCGCGAAGTCGAGCGCACCGGCGAACCCGCGCTGGTGCTGGTCGGACGCTCCTACAACCTCTACGACCGCAGCATCAACTGCGACATCCCGCGCAAGCTGCGCGCGCAGTACGGCGCCAATGTCATTCCCATGGATTTCCTCCCCCTGGAACAGGAGGACATCACCGAAGTCAACCCGAACATGTACTGGAACTCCGGGCGCAGGATTCTGGCCGCGGCGCGCATCACCCGCCGCCGCCGCAACCTGCACGTGGTGTACATCTCGAATTTCAAGTGCGGCCCCGATTCCTACATCAAGTCGTTCATGAACGACGCCGCCGGAAAACCCGGCCTGGTGCTGCAATTCGACGGGCACTCCAACGACGCCGGCTTCATCACCCGTTGCGAAGCCTATCTCGACAGCAAAGGATTCCTGCGATGCTCCGCCATCACCACCTAA
- a CDS encoding alpha/beta hydrolase, producing the protein MRVRSSDTEISYHVMGKGPDVVLLHPFPAHHGVWAPAALLLASRYRLVLPDLRGHGESGVGEGPASMEKHAADIARLIDDLGMRKAVFAGESIGGYILFEFWRRHRERVSALILCNTKAGADNEEARTNRLRSAEDVEKRGVEPFIESMIPKLLGQTTRSNRPDLVETARAMMMKMTPAGVAAGQRGMAARPDSVATLATIDVPTLLITGDEDVLTGAGEAELMQRHIHGSAMTVIPRAGHYAVFEQHEEVARVLRQFLDSQSH; encoded by the coding sequence ATGCGCGTACGAAGCTCCGACACCGAAATTTCTTACCATGTCATGGGCAAGGGCCCGGACGTGGTCCTGCTGCATCCTTTTCCCGCTCATCACGGGGTGTGGGCGCCGGCGGCGTTGTTGCTGGCGTCGCGCTACCGGCTGGTTCTGCCCGACCTGCGCGGGCACGGCGAATCGGGCGTGGGCGAAGGCCCGGCGAGCATGGAGAAGCACGCCGCCGATATCGCGCGCCTGATCGATGACCTCGGGATGCGGAAGGCGGTTTTTGCCGGCGAGTCCATCGGGGGATACATCCTGTTTGAATTCTGGCGGCGGCATCGGGAGCGGGTCTCGGCGCTGATACTGTGCAACACCAAAGCCGGCGCGGACAACGAAGAAGCGCGCACCAACCGGCTGCGATCGGCCGAGGACGTGGAAAAACGCGGCGTCGAGCCGTTCATCGAAAGCATGATTCCGAAACTGCTCGGGCAGACGACGCGCAGCAACCGCCCGGACCTGGTGGAGACGGCGCGCGCGATGATGATGAAGATGACGCCCGCCGGCGTGGCGGCGGGGCAGCGCGGCATGGCGGCGCGTCCTGATTCGGTGGCGACGCTGGCCACGATCGATGTTCCCACGCTGCTGATCACCGGCGATGAAGACGTGCTGACCGGCGCCGGAGAGGCCGAGTTGATGCAGCGGCACATTCACGGCAGCGCGATGACGGTGATTCCGCGCGCCGGACACTACGCCGTCTTCGAGCAGCATGAGGAAGTGGCGAGAGTGCTGCGGCAGTTTCTGGACTCGCAGTCACACTGA
- a CDS encoding cyclic nucleotide-binding domain-containing protein: MLKDQRAETKEFLAVLQAARNRLEFVTPNDWALILDKATRRSFAQGDHLIELNKQNPNVIFVVKGSASIVSSRGWQIASVCAGEILGEMAFLEGAKPSATVVADEAGEVYSISWAALHELFDLYPHLGARFYRSVAVSLSRRLRQQISE, translated from the coding sequence ATGCTAAAGGATCAGCGAGCGGAAACGAAGGAATTTCTTGCTGTTCTGCAGGCGGCAAGAAACCGGTTGGAGTTCGTTACGCCGAACGACTGGGCTCTGATCCTGGATAAGGCCACGCGCCGGTCCTTCGCCCAAGGCGACCACCTGATCGAGCTCAACAAACAGAATCCCAACGTCATCTTCGTGGTTAAGGGGTCGGCCAGCATCGTCAGTTCTCGTGGCTGGCAAATCGCGTCGGTTTGCGCCGGCGAAATCCTTGGCGAGATGGCTTTCCTGGAAGGAGCCAAGCCGAGCGCCACCGTGGTGGCCGATGAGGCTGGCGAGGTCTATTCGATCTCGTGGGCCGCCTTGCACGAGCTGTTCGATCTCTACCCGCACCTCGGAGCGCGCTTCTATCGTTCCGTCGCCGTCAGCCTCTCGCGTCGCCTCCGCCAACAGATTTCCGAGTAG
- a CDS encoding PspC domain-containing protein — translation MYCNYCGKVIQDDANVCAYCGKRVGAVVARRKLVRPRTGRKIAGVCAGFAEYFDLDVTLIRLVWLIAGILMLPFWVIGYIVAWIVVPEAPELVAIVPAGAPVSTQQG, via the coding sequence ATGTACTGCAACTATTGCGGAAAAGTCATTCAGGATGACGCCAATGTCTGCGCCTACTGCGGCAAACGCGTGGGCGCGGTGGTGGCGCGGCGGAAACTGGTGCGGCCGAGAACGGGCCGTAAGATCGCCGGAGTGTGCGCCGGGTTCGCGGAATATTTCGATCTCGACGTGACCCTGATCCGGCTGGTGTGGCTGATCGCGGGCATTCTGATGCTGCCGTTCTGGGTGATCGGATACATTGTCGCGTGGATCGTGGTTCCGGAAGCGCCGGAGCTGGTCGCGATCGTGCCGGCGGGAGCGCCCGTGTCGACCCAGCAGGGTTGA
- a CDS encoding acyl-CoA dehydratase activase-related protein: MLRHHHLTRKIGAANPLAGKKVYIPAMAQGSVEAFASVFRWLGIDAAPTPPSNERTRELGAKHTAGDECYPAKVTVGDFLRIVEQPAFDPRQTVFFMATADGPCRFGQYAPFLRKLLDEAGYPDVQVFSPTSKNGYSDIGDIAGAFMRASWRALVAADLLRKALLKARPYEVTAGDADRAFDQSLADLCTTIENSCADTKCQLKQIVASMERARERFRRVPARYERNLPLIGVVGEIFCRLNNFSNDDLVRKLESYGAESWLSDIMEWIAYTNSEQARHLKLCGRNWSLEMGKTLLRDHIQMGDEHALAAPFHEDGIGYEEPPIDEVLRLAEPYLPVSGVMGEMVLSVGKAAYLAKHGADGIIDISPFTCMNGIVSEAIYPKLSKDYGGIPIRNFYFDGTQSDLDRDLGIYMELARSYREKKKWARRYPAYFGAAAAD; encoded by the coding sequence ATGCTCCGCCATCACCACCTAACCCGCAAGATCGGCGCCGCCAATCCGCTGGCCGGAAAAAAAGTCTACATTCCCGCCATGGCGCAGGGCAGCGTGGAGGCCTTTGCGAGCGTGTTCCGCTGGCTCGGTATTGACGCCGCCCCCACGCCGCCCTCCAACGAGCGCACGCGCGAACTGGGCGCCAAGCACACCGCGGGCGACGAATGTTACCCGGCGAAAGTCACCGTTGGTGACTTCCTGCGCATTGTCGAGCAGCCCGCCTTCGATCCGCGCCAGACCGTGTTCTTCATGGCCACCGCCGACGGCCCCTGCCGCTTCGGCCAGTACGCGCCCTTCCTGCGCAAGCTCCTGGACGAGGCCGGCTACCCCGACGTGCAGGTCTTTTCGCCGACCAGCAAGAACGGCTACAGCGACATCGGCGATATCGCGGGTGCTTTCATGCGCGCGTCGTGGCGGGCGCTGGTGGCGGCCGACCTGCTGCGCAAGGCGCTGCTCAAAGCGCGCCCGTACGAAGTCACCGCCGGCGACGCCGACCGCGCCTTCGACCAATCCCTGGCCGACCTCTGCACCACCATCGAGAACAGTTGCGCCGACACCAAGTGCCAGCTCAAGCAGATCGTGGCCTCGATGGAACGCGCCCGCGAACGCTTCCGCCGCGTTCCCGCCCGTTACGAGCGCAACCTGCCGCTGATCGGAGTGGTCGGCGAAATCTTTTGCCGGCTGAATAATTTCAGCAACGACGACCTGGTTCGCAAATTGGAGAGCTACGGGGCCGAGTCCTGGCTGAGCGACATCATGGAGTGGATCGCCTACACCAACTCCGAACAGGCGCGCCACCTCAAGCTGTGCGGCCGCAACTGGTCCCTGGAAATGGGCAAGACGCTGCTGCGCGATCACATCCAGATGGGTGACGAGCACGCCCTCGCCGCGCCCTTCCATGAGGACGGCATCGGCTACGAAGAGCCGCCGATCGACGAAGTGCTGCGCCTCGCCGAGCCCTACCTGCCCGTTTCCGGCGTCATGGGCGAAATGGTGCTGAGCGTCGGCAAGGCCGCCTACCTGGCCAAGCACGGCGCCGACGGCATCATCGACATCAGCCCCTTCACCTGCATGAACGGCATCGTCAGCGAAGCCATCTACCCTAAACTGAGCAAGGACTACGGCGGGATTCCCATCCGCAACTTCTATTTCGATGGCACCCAATCCGATCTTGATCGCGACCTCGGCATCTACATGGAGCTGGCGCGCTCCTATCGCGAGAAGAAAAAATGGGCGCGCCGCTATCCCGCCTACTTCGGCGCCGCCGCCGCCGACTAG